Proteins found in one Triticum urartu cultivar G1812 chromosome 4, Tu2.1, whole genome shotgun sequence genomic segment:
- the LOC125552901 gene encoding uncharacterized protein LOC125552901, with amino-acid sequence MTSPSLTTCRHATARPGAGRVTGCGGVRAAPLRSRSGNGFAPSVSSRSPSPSRAITSCALKPPPSYGGKATEKKKVNPGDLFTFSYRFNTDIPMGETPGASIDEYLMNRPRIVGAVFPDERKRTKLNDEEWSVQLVPIQFMFLSACPVIAVRFVSRSGGEGYPPHVPVHATSLLLMEVTDYKLKGLQRDAMPPHLALTVRGSLYPQPEGRRSLRGHVEMSVGFNLPPVLALVPEPIIRGVGDTVLRQLAEQMKHDFDTGLAADFKKYRTEKLTERRRTPQH; translated from the exons ATGACTTCGCCGAGCCTCACGACGTGCCGGCATGCTACAGCTCGTCCGGGTGCAGGCAGGGTCACCGGCTGCGGCGGCGTCAGGGCGGCACCGCTCCGATCAAGATCAGGAAATGGTTTTGCTCCGAGCGTCTCCTCACGGTCGCCGTCGCCGTCGAGAGCGATCACCAGTTGCGCTCTGAAGCCGCCGCCATCGTACGGCGGCAAGGCGACGGAGAAGAAGAAGGTCAACCCCGGGGACCTCTTCACCTTCTCCTACAGGTTCAACACCGACATCCCCATGGGTGAGACTCCAGGG GCATCCATCGACGAGTACCTGATGAACAGGCCGAGGATCGTCGGGGCCGTGTTCCCCGACGAGCGCAAGCGCACCAAACTCAACGAC gaggagtggagcgtgcaGCTGGTGCCGATCCAGTTCATGTTCCTGTCGGCGTGCCCGGTGATCGCCGTCCGCTTCGTGAGCAGGTCCGGCGGGGAGGGGTACCCGCCCCACGTCCCCGTGCACgccaccagcctcctcctcaTGGAAGTG ACGGACTACAAGCTGAAGGGGCTGCAGAGGGACGCGATGCCGCCGCACCTGGCGCTGACGGTGCGGGGCTCGCTGTACCCGCAGCCGGAGGGGCGGAGGAGCCTGCGGGGCCACGTGGAGATGAGCGTGGGGTTCAACCTGCCGCCGGTGCTGGCGCTCGTGCCGGAGCCCATCATCCGGGGCGTCGGCGACACCGTGCTCCGGCAGCTGGCGGAGCAGATGAAGCACGACTTCGACACCGGCCTCGCCGCCGACTTCAAGAAGTACCGCACCGAGAAGCTCACCGAGAGGAGGAGGACCCCCCAACACTGA
- the LOC125552902 gene encoding uncharacterized protein LOC125552902: MAASLPSLPPPPTPSPAATTLASNLLSFPAPRPRLAATHRRAVVAAASSRPPPPPPPPPSPEGGDEEVERAMGMDGGIPGTSGELLRRVSSRAYGMRRHLMESLDSLAYDVLETNPWREQQPKPVYVLARRDNQLWTMKTRRNRSEVERELGMLFSKGGGSGVGTRSKYSGSKFSMVVEDLTEGVLVFEDEDDAAKYCDVLQGGGQGCEGIAELEASSVFNMCRQMKALAVLFRRGRTPPTPQSLERDLRARNRSLED; this comes from the exons ATGGCAGCATCCCTGCCGTCGCTCCCGCCCCCGCCGACGCCGTCGCCGGCGGCCACCACCCTGGCCAGCAACCTCCTCTCCTTCCCGGCGCCGCGGCCGCGCCTCGCCGCCACGCACCGCCGCGCGGTCGTGGCCGCCGCCTCGTCcaggccccctccccctccccctccgcCGCCGTCCCCGGAGGGAGGCGACGAGGAGGTGGAGAGGgccatggggatggacggcggcATCCCCGGGACCTCCGGCGAGCTGCTGCGCCGCGTCTCCTCCCGCGCCTACGGCATGCGCCGCCACCTCATGGAGTCGCTCGACTCTCTCGCCTACGACG TGTTGGAGACAAACCCATGGAGGGAACAACAGCCCAAGCCAGTCTACGTGCTGGCTAGAAGAGACAATCAACTATGGACAATGAAAACCCGCAGGAACCGCAG TGAAGTCGAAAGGGAACTTGGAATGCTTTTCTCAAAGGGAGGGGGCTCAGGAGTTGGGACTAGATCAAAGTACTCTGGCTCCAAGTTTAGCATGGTCGTCGAAGATCTCACAGAGGGTGTACTG GTGTTTGAAGACGAGGATGATGCTGCAAAGTACTGTGACGTTCTACAGGGCGGTGGTCAAGGATGTGAAGGAATTGCAGAGTTAGAGGCTTCATCA GTTTTCAACATGTGCCGTCAAATGAAAGCTCTCGCCGTCCTTTTCCGGCGTGGAAGGACTCCTCCAACGCCTCAAAGCCTCGAGCGTGACTTGAGGGCGAGAAACCGGTCACTGGAAGACTAG